TCCGTCGTGCATCATGCCTCCTGTAATAAGTTTGGCAAGATCCCGCGGCTTACTTGAATATCCTGATGCTATATAGCTAACTCCAAGAGTCAGGTAAAGATCCAAGGGATGTACTGGTGATTCCATTTTTCCGAACGGAGTTGAGCTTGTAACGGTATTCTCTAAAGTAGTAGGTGAGGATTGTCCTTTTGTGAGGCCATAAATACCATTATCCATTACTACCGCACATATATTCAGGTTGCGAGCGGCTTGCGGGCCAATGTGCTCCATCCCAATACTCAAGAAATCTCCATCACCAGCGACTACTACTACGTTCAATTCTTCACGTGCCATTTTGACGCCTAACGCAATTGGTAAAGACCTCCCGTGGATCCCGTGAAAACCATAAGGCTGCTCTCCCTCTAATAAATGAACCGTATTACCGGAGCAACCTATTCCCGCAACTACAACATTGTGGGTCATTGGAGTTTCCCGTTCAATGTTCCAGTCTTGCATGGCGAATTCCATGGCGCGTCGTACACCAAAATCTCCACATCCTGGGCACCAAAGAAAATCATATTCTGGATTTTTTCCGCTCATTACCCCACCATCGCATCATTTTTGAATTGTACAAGAC
The nucleotide sequence above comes from Dehalococcoidia bacterium. Encoded proteins:
- a CDS encoding thiamine pyrophosphate-dependent enzyme — protein: MSGKNPEYDFLWCPGCGDFGVRRAMEFAMQDWNIERETPMTHNVVVAGIGCSGNTVHLLEGEQPYGFHGIHGRSLPIALGVKMAREELNVVVVAGDGDFLSIGMEHIGPQAARNLNICAVVMDNGIYGLTKGQSSPTTLENTVTSSTPFGKMESPVHPLDLYLTLGVSYIASGYSSKPRDLAKLITGGMMHDGFSIVHVSSPCTTYNDTYEILKGSRAKGTEGTAYDIPEDHDPANKEKARNLIEKGGVPLGVVYQDTTRPSLGKRLASVREKNQAKNAEALLNSFSI